In a genomic window of Plectropomus leopardus isolate mb chromosome 6, YSFRI_Pleo_2.0, whole genome shotgun sequence:
- the plat gene encoding tissue-type plasminogen activator isoform X1 — MTRTPGLLMLLSALCCCLADNVELLRTKRGTRFYRGEPDRQPTRGTLLVIHVQKSSPSFDSSLYCVDSDTSAVRSFGDTWLRWRGQRVEYCRCALRGRERCHIVPVINCYTSQCYNGGTCKEAVYTSDFICQCPPGFSGTQCEINTNERCVVGQGEGYRGTWSNTHSGTECINWNSTSLRGRRFTARKLDASSLGLGNHNFCRNPDNDSSPWCYVYKGTQIVWEFCSTPKCPEDKYRECVQGDGQSYRGTKSVTKSGSRCLPWDSPAVKHKLNNAWKSEALEKGLGSHSFCRNPDADEGPWCHTYKNMQLTWELCDIPKCSRSPPIITTLGPRAPTTNNNGASCGQRLDNTLNRPVFRMFGGKVSDITEQPWQAAINVYQARLRKHFHRCGGVLIDSCWVLSAAHCFEDNAKAEKLEVILGRTFRKQNSNSEQIFKVEKYWIHEKFHNETFDNDIALLKLKTDIGICAINSPEVLPACLPERGLELPDWTECEISGYGKDSEFSAEYSERVKRGYVRLWPKERCIPDVLSGRTITSNMLCAGDTRGLDDACKGDSGGPLVCRNNNKMTLMGVISWGDGCGQKDKPGVYTRVTHYIDWINSKIKANPV; from the exons ATGACCAGAACACCTGGATTATTAATGCTCCTGTCTGCTCTATGCTGCTGTTTAGCGGACAAT gtGGAGCTGCTCCGCACTAAGAGAGGGACTCGTTTTTACAGAGGTGAGCCTGACAGGCAGCCAACCAGAGGGACGCTTTTGGTTATTCATGTCCAGAAGTCTTCACCTTCCTTTGACTCCTCCT taTATTGTGTGGATAGTGACACGTCAGCAGTGCGTAGTTTTGGGGACACTTGGCTGCGATGGAGGGGACAGCGTGTGGAGTATTGCCGTTGTGCATTAAGAGGACGAGAGCGTTGTCATATTGTGCCCGTCATCA ACTGCTACACATCTCAGTGCTACAACGGAGGAACCTGTAAGGAGGCTGTGTACACATCAGACTTCATTTGCCAGTGTCCCCCAGGCTTCAGTGGGACTCAGTGTGAGATCA ACACCAATGAGAGGTGTGTTGTGGGGCAGGGTGAAGGGTACCGTGGCACATGGAGCAACACCCATTCAGGAACAGAGTGCATCAACTGGAACTCTACATCTCTGAGAGGACGGAGATTCACTGCAAGAAAACTGGACGCCAGCAGTCTTGGACTGGGCAATCACAACTTCTGCAG GAACCCTGACAATGACAGCTCTCCTTGGTGTTACGTCTATAAAGGCACTCAGATCGTCTGGGAGTTTTGTTCCACGCCCAAATGTCCGGAAG ACAAGTACCGGGAATGTGTCCAGGGTGACGGTCAGTCATACAGAGGCACAAAATCTGTCACAAAGAGTGGCTCTCGCTGTCTCCCATGGGACTCTCCTGCTGTCAAGCACAAGCTCAACAATGCTTGGAAATCTGAGGCATTGGAGAAGGGGCTGGGCAGCCACAGCTTCTGCAG AAATCCAGATGCTGATGAAGGTCCATGGTGTCACACCTACAAGAACATGCAGCTGACCTGGGAGCTGTGTGACATACCTAAATGCT cgAGAAGTCCACCCATAATCACCACTCTTGGCCCACGTGCCCCAACCACTAACAACAACGGAG CATCGTGTGGCCAGAGGTTAGACAACACCCTAAATCGCCCGGTGTTCCGCATGTTCGGGGGCAAAGTGAGTGACATCACTGAGCAGCCATGGCAGGCAGCCATTAATGTTTACCAGGCTCGTCTCAGAAAACACTTTCACCGATGTGGAGGAGTCCTTATTGACTCTTGTTGGGTCCTGTCTGCCGCACACTGCTTCGAGGACAA tgctaaAGCAGAAAAATTGGAAGTGATTTTGGGAAGAACGTTTCGGAAACAGAATTCCAATAGTGAGCAGATTTTCAAGGTTGAGAAGTACTGGATCCATGAGAAATTTCACAACGAAACATTTGACAATGACATCG CTCTCTTGAAACTGAAGACGGACATTGGCATCTGTGCTATAAACTCTCCAGAGGTCCTTCCTGCGTGTCTGCCTGAACGTGGGCTGGAGCTGCCCGACTGGACTGAATGTGAGATCTCTGGATATGGAAAAGACTCCGAAT tttctgcAGAGTACTCAGAGCGTGTTAAGAGAGGTTATGTCCGCCTGTGGCCCAAAGAGCGCTGCATCCCAGATGTGCTGTCTGGACGCACAATTACCTCCAACATGCTGTGTGCAGGTGACACCCGAGGCCTAGACGATGCCTGCAAG GGAGACTCTGGGGGCCCACTCGTCTGTCGAAACAACAACAAGATGACTCTGATGGGTGTGATCAGCTGGGGTGACGGGTGTGGGCAGAAGGATAAGCCTGGGGTCTACACCCGTGTCACCCACTACATCGACTGGATCAACAGTAAAATTAAAGCCAACCCAGTCTAA
- the plat gene encoding tissue-type plasminogen activator isoform X2, giving the protein MTRTPGLLMLLSALCCCLADNVELLRTKRGTRFYRVYCVDSDTSAVRSFGDTWLRWRGQRVEYCRCALRGRERCHIVPVINCYTSQCYNGGTCKEAVYTSDFICQCPPGFSGTQCEINTNERCVVGQGEGYRGTWSNTHSGTECINWNSTSLRGRRFTARKLDASSLGLGNHNFCRNPDNDSSPWCYVYKGTQIVWEFCSTPKCPEDKYRECVQGDGQSYRGTKSVTKSGSRCLPWDSPAVKHKLNNAWKSEALEKGLGSHSFCRNPDADEGPWCHTYKNMQLTWELCDIPKCSRSPPIITTLGPRAPTTNNNGASCGQRLDNTLNRPVFRMFGGKVSDITEQPWQAAINVYQARLRKHFHRCGGVLIDSCWVLSAAHCFEDNAKAEKLEVILGRTFRKQNSNSEQIFKVEKYWIHEKFHNETFDNDIALLKLKTDIGICAINSPEVLPACLPERGLELPDWTECEISGYGKDSEFSAEYSERVKRGYVRLWPKERCIPDVLSGRTITSNMLCAGDTRGLDDACKGDSGGPLVCRNNNKMTLMGVISWGDGCGQKDKPGVYTRVTHYIDWINSKIKANPV; this is encoded by the exons ATGACCAGAACACCTGGATTATTAATGCTCCTGTCTGCTCTATGCTGCTGTTTAGCGGACAAT gtGGAGCTGCTCCGCACTAAGAGAGGGACTCGTTTTTACAGAG taTATTGTGTGGATAGTGACACGTCAGCAGTGCGTAGTTTTGGGGACACTTGGCTGCGATGGAGGGGACAGCGTGTGGAGTATTGCCGTTGTGCATTAAGAGGACGAGAGCGTTGTCATATTGTGCCCGTCATCA ACTGCTACACATCTCAGTGCTACAACGGAGGAACCTGTAAGGAGGCTGTGTACACATCAGACTTCATTTGCCAGTGTCCCCCAGGCTTCAGTGGGACTCAGTGTGAGATCA ACACCAATGAGAGGTGTGTTGTGGGGCAGGGTGAAGGGTACCGTGGCACATGGAGCAACACCCATTCAGGAACAGAGTGCATCAACTGGAACTCTACATCTCTGAGAGGACGGAGATTCACTGCAAGAAAACTGGACGCCAGCAGTCTTGGACTGGGCAATCACAACTTCTGCAG GAACCCTGACAATGACAGCTCTCCTTGGTGTTACGTCTATAAAGGCACTCAGATCGTCTGGGAGTTTTGTTCCACGCCCAAATGTCCGGAAG ACAAGTACCGGGAATGTGTCCAGGGTGACGGTCAGTCATACAGAGGCACAAAATCTGTCACAAAGAGTGGCTCTCGCTGTCTCCCATGGGACTCTCCTGCTGTCAAGCACAAGCTCAACAATGCTTGGAAATCTGAGGCATTGGAGAAGGGGCTGGGCAGCCACAGCTTCTGCAG AAATCCAGATGCTGATGAAGGTCCATGGTGTCACACCTACAAGAACATGCAGCTGACCTGGGAGCTGTGTGACATACCTAAATGCT cgAGAAGTCCACCCATAATCACCACTCTTGGCCCACGTGCCCCAACCACTAACAACAACGGAG CATCGTGTGGCCAGAGGTTAGACAACACCCTAAATCGCCCGGTGTTCCGCATGTTCGGGGGCAAAGTGAGTGACATCACTGAGCAGCCATGGCAGGCAGCCATTAATGTTTACCAGGCTCGTCTCAGAAAACACTTTCACCGATGTGGAGGAGTCCTTATTGACTCTTGTTGGGTCCTGTCTGCCGCACACTGCTTCGAGGACAA tgctaaAGCAGAAAAATTGGAAGTGATTTTGGGAAGAACGTTTCGGAAACAGAATTCCAATAGTGAGCAGATTTTCAAGGTTGAGAAGTACTGGATCCATGAGAAATTTCACAACGAAACATTTGACAATGACATCG CTCTCTTGAAACTGAAGACGGACATTGGCATCTGTGCTATAAACTCTCCAGAGGTCCTTCCTGCGTGTCTGCCTGAACGTGGGCTGGAGCTGCCCGACTGGACTGAATGTGAGATCTCTGGATATGGAAAAGACTCCGAAT tttctgcAGAGTACTCAGAGCGTGTTAAGAGAGGTTATGTCCGCCTGTGGCCCAAAGAGCGCTGCATCCCAGATGTGCTGTCTGGACGCACAATTACCTCCAACATGCTGTGTGCAGGTGACACCCGAGGCCTAGACGATGCCTGCAAG GGAGACTCTGGGGGCCCACTCGTCTGTCGAAACAACAACAAGATGACTCTGATGGGTGTGATCAGCTGGGGTGACGGGTGTGGGCAGAAGGATAAGCCTGGGGTCTACACCCGTGTCACCCACTACATCGACTGGATCAACAGTAAAATTAAAGCCAACCCAGTCTAA